GCACGCGGATCCCCATCCGTTCGATCGCGCCCAGGACGGCGTGCTCGTTGAGGAAGCGGCGCTCCAGCGGGTTTGCGGACCCCACCTTCCGGCGCACCATGACAGGGAAGTCGATCCCCTCCACCTGCACGGCCGTATTGAGATGGGCCGTGCCCTTGAACACCCGGTCCGCGGAGGCGGCCCCTTCCTCGAACAGGGCACGGTTGACCGCCCAGAGGGGAAAGTCCGGATGGACCGGAACCCGTCTGTCACGCTGCCAGACGATCTGGAACATGGTGCGTTCCTTGCTGGGTCGGACCCCGTGGGACTCGTTCCACCGGAAGAGAATGCGCTCGATCTCGCGCTCGTCCGGCACGCTCGTGAGACACAACGGCTCCTCCGCCGCGACCAGCGCCCGGTGCACCGCCTGCGTCGCGGCGTCCAGGTCCCGCTGGTCGAAGGGGTCGCCGAGCGACTTGGCGGCGCGCATGACGTCGGGATACACGGACTGCGCGCGTTCAAAAGCCAGATAGTGCTTCAGGTCCCGGTCGAGCCCGATGACGGCCTTGCTGCGCCGCTCTCCCATGACCCTGCGCCACGCCTCGATGACCTCGTCCCATTGGTGGGCGGGGTACTGCATACGCACCAGATGGGTGGCGAGGTCGTGCAGGGGATCGCCGTACGTGGCCAGTTCCCAGTCGACGCAGATCAACGGCGGATCTCCGTGGTAAGAAACGATGACGTTGTCCCGGTGCAGATCCGTGTGGAGCAGGCTGAAGGGCCGGCTGACGAGCGCCGGGACCCGCTCCGCGAAGCGGATCATGGCGTCCTCGGGGATGCCCAGCATCGCGAAAAGACCGCCGAACTCCGCCCAGTTGCGCTGTCTGATCTGCTCCTCCGCAGCGAACGCCAGCGCCCGGAGAAAGGCTCTGCTGTCCCGGTTGGAACGGGGCCAGGCCACCGGCAGCGGAGGCAGGTGCTGCCTGGGCACCTGGGTCATGTCCGCGAGGAGGCTCGCGAGAGCGGTGATGAGGTCGGAGTTCAGCGGGGTGCCGTTGGGGCAGATGCTCGACAGGGACATGCCCTCGACATAGCTGAGGACCACCATGTCCCGATGCTTGGCCAGACAGCGCGGAACGTGAGGGAGCACGCCGTAGATCGTGTTGAGGATCTCCGACTCGTCCTGCCAGGTCCTGATGACCACCGACAGCGCCGACGGGATCCGCTGCCGCACCGTGACCGGTGCCCCGTCGTCGCAGGCCACAAGTCGGGAATCCTGCTCGGTGAGCGGCTTCACCATGTAGTTCAGATTGTGATGGCCCCGGCTGAACGAACCCACCGCCCGGGCGTAGCGTACGAACCTCTCATACGCATCGTCCGCCGACCACTCCAGCGCGCGGTGGCGAGGCACTGGTGGACCGCTCAACGGTGACTCCTGAATAGCTGTGCGGCGCCATAGATGTTCATGCGTCGCGAACAAGGTGGGCACACCCTAGGGCATCGGAACGCACGCGAAGGCGTGGACTCCGGCATTCGGCGAAGATCCGAGTGCCGGCCGCACTCGGAAGGATCAGGCCGTTCGAGGTCCCCGGGTATCGGCTGCCTGTCAGGCGTCCTCGGCAAGCAGGTCCCAGCAGGAGTCGAACCAGGCCTGCATGCTCTCCATGAACACGGAGCCGGGGGCGTCCGGGTCCCCCTCGTCGTTGACGTGACGGGTCAGCGTCGATCCCAGCCCCAGCACGTCCAGGGCATCGACCTCGCTACCGTCCTCCATGAGGATGGTCCGCTCCACGGGCTCGTAGGGGCCGAACAACGCGTCGGCGCCCCGGCGCAGGTAGAGCTTGAAGGCCGGAGTCAGCGGGATATGGCGGATCTGCACGTCGACGAACGGCACCAGGCCCTCGGTACGCAGGTCCTGCAGGGCCGACAGCAACGAGATCGTGTGCCGCTTGGTGATGGCGCGGAGCCGTTCCCGGAACTGATCCTGCAACCTGGGATCAACAGCTTCGCCGTCCCCGTCCTTCGCACGGGGGTACGGCATATGGAGCGTCTCAGAAGGCAACAGCATCCGCAGTTCGATGTGCTCGGGTCGTACCTCTCCCAAGCGGATTCGCTCGGCCTGCAGCCGTACATGGGCGTCCAGACTCTCGGACGTCAGGGTGAACACGTCGAGCTGTACGGTGGGTTGGGCGAAGGTGCGGGCGATGAAGGGGCCCAGAGCCGCCCGCACCCGCGGTGCCTCCACCCGCACCACGGAATGGAGGGGGATCTTCACCACGCGGGAGCCGCTGCCCTGGCGGGACTCGATCCATCCCTCGCTCCTCAGCGCGCGCAGAACGCGCTGCACGGTGTCGCGCGAGACCGTCAACTCATCCGCGAGTTCCCGTTGCGGGGGCAACAGCGAACCGAGCCCGTAGGTGCCGTCGGCCATGCGCGTGCGCAGCACGTCCAGGACACGCTCGAACTCCTTGCCGCCTCCGTCGCCGCGTTCCGTACTCACACCGCGACCGTACCTCCCCCGGCCACCGGGCAAACCGCTTTCAGTCGAATCGGCAGCCCAACTTGACTGATTGCACGACCGAAGCTTCCAGGGCGTTAAGGGATCAAGCAGTCAGGGGACAACAAGAAAAAGGCAACCAGTCCAATTGGACGACAAGTTGATCGATTCAGCGAAGTGGACGGGGTGGGGCAGCATGGTCTTCCTTCAACTGGCGGGAACAGCCGTCCAATTCTTGGTCACGGAGCTGATCCAGTCGGAGATCGGCTTTCCGGGCGTCCTGCTCCTGAGCCTGGCGGCGATCGGCATACGGACCCGCAACACGGCCCTGACCAGCTCGGCGGCCGTCTTCTTCGTCCTCTTGATGACCCAGGCCTGACTGCCCAGACCGTCGACGAACCGCCTCAGCAGCCTGCGTGGCGGCGTAGCGCGGCCTCGATCTCTTGGCGGCCCGGCAGGGAGTCGAGGCCCAACGGCACGGCCCCTGCCCGCAGTACGGCCTCGAGCTTCGAGGTCACCTGACGGAGGTTCCGAGGCCTCACGCGCCCCTCGCCACTCAGGGACTGGGACGTTCGGATCACGTCGGTGAAGACGGACTGCGCACGCTTGAAGTCCAGCAGTCGAGGCAGGTCCTCGCACCACCCCCGGGCGCTGCCGGGCCTGACGTGTTCGACGGCTTCGC
The Streptomyces sp. CGMCC 4.7035 DNA segment above includes these coding regions:
- a CDS encoding winged helix-turn-helix domain-containing protein; amino-acid sequence: MSTERGDGGGKEFERVLDVLRTRMADGTYGLGSLLPPQRELADELTVSRDTVQRVLRALRSEGWIESRQGSGSRVVKIPLHSVVRVEAPRVRAALGPFIARTFAQPTVQLDVFTLTSESLDAHVRLQAERIRLGEVRPEHIELRMLLPSETLHMPYPRAKDGDGEAVDPRLQDQFRERLRAITKRHTISLLSALQDLRTEGLVPFVDVQIRHIPLTPAFKLYLRRGADALFGPYEPVERTILMEDGSEVDALDVLGLGSTLTRHVNDEGDPDAPGSVFMESMQAWFDSCWDLLAEDA
- a CDS encoding phosphotransferase: MVKPLTEQDSRLVACDDGAPVTVRQRIPSALSVVIRTWQDESEILNTIYGVLPHVPRCLAKHRDMVVLSYVEGMSLSSICPNGTPLNSDLITALASLLADMTQVPRQHLPPLPVAWPRSNRDSRAFLRALAFAAEEQIRQRNWAEFGGLFAMLGIPEDAMIRFAERVPALVSRPFSLLHTDLHRDNVIVSYHGDPPLICVDWELATYGDPLHDLATHLVRMQYPAHQWDEVIEAWRRVMGERRSKAVIGLDRDLKHYLAFERAQSVYPDVMRAAKSLGDPFDQRDLDAATQAVHRALVAAEEPLCLTSVPDEREIERILFRWNESHGVRPSKERTMFQIVWQRDRRVPVHPDFPLWAVNRALFEEGAASADRVFKGTAHLNTAVQVEGIDFPVMVRRKVGSANPLERRFLNEHAVLGAIERMGIRVRAPRVLALGTSGLHEQFTIHTYEGPKGGIRPPDHPADGLLPHEADDLVDQLGELASVPGHEIDPIFRGLDFYFWLRAELVRLVGELPKATRDLARELGLPDSVRLDEILTRHILTPRRPVLLHGDLNPWNLVRREDGGLTLIDWEMAALGDPLYDLVRHMHLTPTRPDIRRRLLNRWSRRLPDDCTKGWQEDWRVYRWIEIIRSAYVDLDRLVTGDSLEAPNVRRAVDSYAMTLALATAVLGLPDKSTVNPYLARALPHGDYEGKRTAGLSVDV